A region of Sphingomonas crusticola DNA encodes the following proteins:
- a CDS encoding TonB-dependent receptor: MRGAENLAMMVLTLVGTAAVASAPARVAVDLPAGTLGNALIKLAEQTGATIGSTDPAVARLRVHSLRGRMGVATALRRLLRGQPARADRIDDATWRIILAPAPPGRLRIPLSPPPAMIVAEDEIVITASKTGTRLSRYAGTASLVSGADLNLAQQGRGSEALIERLPSLNSTHLGSGRNKLFIRGIADSSFNGPSQALVGQYLGDVRLSYNAPDPDISLYDVEAVEVIEGPQGALYGAGSLAGVLRIIPRPVVMGSAQGSLGVGGSVTAHGAVGYDVVAMLNLPLSAHVGGRIVAFSASEGGYIDDQGRKIANVNRTHKGGGRAALRVDIGDWRVDLGAVVQNISTRDGQYADTGLPQLTRSSRIAQPFDNDYLLGSVSVSRDWGAMSLVSTSAVVGQDTDSRYDFTAPGALSPRIFDQHNRIDLFTNETRLSRRDAEGRGWVIGASIIQDDERLTRALGDPASPRRILGVDNSVTEGAIFGEAGFGLAAGVIATVGGRFEYDHLRGRALDRRADVGDPRRNEKTFVPSLSLSWRPSPSLLLYGRYQEGFRPGGLSVTPGSGPPVIQRYHSDNLSSAEFGVKWRPAGARRFDTTFTLSHGHWSNIQADLVDMAGLPFTQNIGSGRIHGAEISFGWRPFTGVAVSAAAFANDSRLSNPVAALSSERRYELPNIAHFGASGRVVFSQALAGDWRVESDAHAYYVGHSRLGVGSELDLLQGNYFLTGASLRLSNGRWGLSLDGDNLLNSRGTMFALGNPFDVAAGRQSVPPRPRTIRIGVDVHF; this comes from the coding sequence GTGCGGGGCGCTGAAAATCTGGCGATGATGGTGCTGACGCTGGTGGGGACCGCTGCCGTGGCGTCCGCTCCGGCGCGTGTCGCGGTCGACTTGCCCGCGGGCACCCTCGGCAATGCCCTCATCAAGCTGGCCGAGCAAACCGGCGCGACGATCGGCTCCACCGATCCGGCCGTGGCGCGTTTGCGCGTGCATTCCCTTCGCGGAAGGATGGGGGTCGCAACCGCCTTGCGCCGTCTGCTGCGCGGGCAACCCGCCCGTGCCGACCGAATTGACGACGCGACCTGGCGTATCATCCTGGCTCCTGCTCCGCCCGGGCGGCTCCGGATTCCGCTCAGCCCCCCGCCGGCCATGATCGTGGCCGAGGATGAGATCGTCATAACCGCGAGCAAGACCGGCACGCGGCTGTCACGCTATGCGGGTACGGCGTCCCTGGTGTCGGGCGCGGATCTCAATCTCGCGCAGCAGGGGCGGGGATCCGAAGCGCTGATCGAGCGGCTGCCCTCGCTCAACTCGACCCATCTGGGGTCGGGCCGCAACAAATTGTTCATTCGCGGCATCGCCGATTCGAGTTTCAACGGGCCGTCGCAGGCGCTGGTCGGTCAATATTTGGGCGATGTGCGGCTGAGCTATAATGCGCCCGATCCCGATATCAGCCTCTACGACGTGGAAGCGGTTGAGGTTATCGAAGGTCCGCAAGGCGCGCTCTATGGGGCGGGTTCGCTCGCCGGTGTTTTGCGCATCATTCCCCGACCGGTAGTGATGGGATCGGCCCAGGGCAGCCTTGGTGTCGGCGGGTCCGTGACCGCACATGGGGCCGTCGGCTATGATGTGGTGGCCATGCTCAACCTGCCGCTCAGTGCTCATGTCGGCGGCCGCATCGTCGCATTCAGCGCGTCCGAAGGTGGCTATATCGACGATCAAGGCCGCAAGATCGCCAACGTCAACCGCACGCACAAGGGCGGCGGCCGCGCTGCTTTACGCGTCGACATAGGCGATTGGCGCGTGGACCTGGGTGCGGTGGTGCAGAATATCTCCACCCGGGACGGCCAATATGCCGACACCGGCCTCCCGCAACTGACGCGTTCCAGCCGTATCGCGCAGCCGTTCGACAATGATTATCTGCTCGGCAGCGTCAGCGTTTCGCGTGATTGGGGCGCAATGTCTCTCGTCTCGACCAGCGCGGTCGTCGGGCAGGACACCGATTCCCGTTATGATTTCACCGCACCGGGGGCGCTATCTCCCCGCATTTTCGATCAGCATAACCGCATCGACTTGTTCACGAACGAGACACGTCTGTCGCGACGCGATGCCGAGGGGCGCGGTTGGGTGATCGGCGCGAGTATCATCCAGGATGATGAACGGCTTACCCGGGCTTTAGGCGACCCGGCCTCGCCGCGCCGAATCCTCGGCGTCGATAATAGCGTCACCGAGGGCGCCATATTCGGTGAGGCAGGATTCGGATTGGCGGCTGGGGTGATCGCTACGGTCGGCGGACGGTTCGAATATGATCACCTGAGAGGCCGCGCGCTCGACCGCCGCGCAGACGTTGGCGACCCCAGACGTAACGAAAAGACCTTCGTGCCATCCTTGTCCCTGTCGTGGCGGCCGTCACCATCGCTATTGCTCTATGGCCGCTATCAGGAAGGCTTTCGTCCCGGCGGCTTGTCGGTAACGCCCGGTTCTGGCCCGCCCGTGATCCAACGTTACCATAGCGACAATCTCTCATCGGCGGAGTTTGGCGTGAAGTGGAGGCCGGCGGGCGCCCGCCGCTTCGACACGACCTTTACGTTGAGCCATGGCCATTGGAGCAATATCCAGGCGGACCTCGTCGATATGGCGGGCCTCCCCTTCACGCAGAATATCGGGTCTGGGCGGATTCACGGCGCCGAGATTTCGTTCGGGTGGCGGCCGTTCACGGGTGTGGCGGTCAGCGCCGCAGCGTTCGCTAACGATAGCCGGCTCAGCAACCCGGTCGCAGCCCTTTCTTCCGAGCGCAGATACGAGCTGCCCAATATCGCGCATTTCGGCGCGTCCGGGCGCGTCGTTTTCAGCCAGGCGCTGGCAGGCGACTGGCGGGTCGAGAGCGATGCCCATGCTTACTATGTCGGGCATAGCCGGCTCGGCGTCGGTTCCGAGCTCGACCTGCTCCAAGGCAATTACTTCCTGACTGGCGCATCCTTGCGCCTGAGCAATGGCCGCTGGGGCTTATCCTTGGATGGCGACAACCTCCTCAACAGCCGCGGCACGATGTTCGCGCTCGGCAACCCGTTCGACGTCGCCGCCGGGCGGCAGAGCGTGCCGCCACGCCCGCGCACGATCCGGATCGGCGTCGATGTTCATTTCTAG
- a CDS encoding FecR family protein, with product MSDARIRDEAALWMARARDPRFDDWDSLTDWLETDPAHNLAYEAAFAAHDLTAEADLPVAAAVGQPPVRAHHIAWWAGGGVGIAAAAAAVFALVMPRTGPALMVAETRAGEQRMIALADGTRIALNGGSRLVLDGRDSRTAKLERGEAMFSVVHDENRPFTVDAGGGRLVDLGTRFDVRRNNQTTEIAVAQGMVLYDPEGAAVRLGAGRMLRKSDSSNLVEVSDVAPGSVGTWRTGRLVYRGATLERVAEDLRRLTGEQMEVAPDLAGRAFTGVIVVPTRDRRRFLDRLGLVLDVDIASGPKGYYLKARAGR from the coding sequence ATGAGTGACGCTCGTATTCGCGACGAGGCCGCCTTGTGGATGGCGCGCGCGCGCGATCCCCGCTTCGACGATTGGGACAGTCTGACGGATTGGCTCGAGACAGATCCCGCCCACAACCTCGCCTATGAAGCGGCATTTGCGGCGCACGACCTGACGGCAGAAGCCGATCTGCCCGTGGCGGCGGCGGTGGGGCAGCCACCCGTCCGCGCGCACCACATTGCCTGGTGGGCGGGAGGAGGCGTTGGCATTGCTGCGGCTGCCGCTGCGGTCTTCGCGCTGGTCATGCCGCGCACGGGCCCGGCTTTGATGGTGGCGGAAACCAGGGCCGGCGAGCAGCGCATGATCGCCCTGGCCGACGGGACGCGGATCGCGCTCAACGGCGGCTCGCGGCTCGTGCTCGACGGCAGGGATAGCCGCACCGCCAAGTTGGAGCGGGGCGAGGCGATGTTCAGCGTCGTTCATGACGAGAACAGGCCTTTTACCGTCGACGCGGGCGGCGGGCGGCTGGTCGACCTCGGTACGCGCTTCGACGTCCGCCGCAATAATCAGACGACCGAAATCGCGGTGGCGCAGGGTATGGTATTGTACGATCCCGAAGGTGCCGCCGTCCGGCTTGGGGCGGGCCGCATGTTGCGCAAGAGCGACAGCAGCAACCTGGTCGAAGTGTCCGATGTCGCGCCCGGATCGGTCGGCACGTGGCGGACCGGTCGCCTCGTCTATCGCGGTGCGACGCTGGAGCGCGTGGCCGAGGACCTGCGCCGGCTTACGGGCGAACAGATGGAGGTTGCCCCGGATCTGGCGGGACGTGCCTTCACCGGCGTGATTGTCGTACCCACCCGCGATCGCCGCCGGTTTCTCGATCGGCTCGGGTTGGTGCTGGACGTCGACATCGCCAGCGGGCCCAAAGGATATTATCTGAAGGCGCGTGCGGGGCGCTGA
- a CDS encoding glycosyltransferase family 4 protein: MQIAYVINSLEGGGASAPVPAVVRLLQAQGHRVEILALTPRDLRGLPAILEAGLKVAVREGGQRDHLAALRWLDQQILHIQPDVIWTSLTRATLIGQIVGQMHGIDVVSWQHAAYLKPANRWLLKARQGRSLLWLADSNNVAELTHRRLGVALDRIAVWPLFAADENAPRAVPWRPGQPIRIGSLGRLHPVKGYDVLIAALARLRDGGFEPPAPIEVRIAGEGDQYARLAAQAAQARLPNLGFAGFVEPHAFLADLHLYVQPSRSEGLCIAAHEAMQAGLPVLASAVGELPYTIVNGITGHTVPPADPETLAKSLAQMLRAPDQLAVMGNAGRMRVLDLFGGAAFAGAGIKVSDRVREVRRRRMRAADRSTSPVRNGRPA; the protein is encoded by the coding sequence ATGCAGATCGCTTATGTCATCAACTCCCTGGAAGGCGGCGGCGCGTCGGCGCCGGTGCCGGCGGTGGTGCGGCTGCTCCAAGCGCAGGGGCATCGCGTAGAGATACTGGCGCTGACGCCACGAGACCTGCGCGGTCTGCCCGCAATCCTTGAGGCAGGTCTGAAGGTTGCCGTGCGCGAAGGCGGGCAACGCGACCATCTCGCCGCCTTGCGATGGCTCGATCAGCAGATCCTGCACATTCAACCGGACGTGATCTGGACTTCCCTCACCCGCGCCACGCTGATCGGTCAGATCGTCGGGCAGATGCATGGCATCGACGTGGTGAGCTGGCAGCATGCGGCTTATCTCAAACCGGCCAATCGCTGGCTGCTCAAGGCACGGCAGGGAAGATCCTTGCTGTGGCTGGCGGACTCCAACAACGTCGCCGAACTGACGCACCGCCGGCTGGGCGTTGCACTCGACCGGATCGCCGTATGGCCACTGTTCGCCGCCGATGAGAATGCGCCGCGCGCTGTTCCCTGGCGCCCCGGTCAACCGATCCGCATCGGCTCGCTTGGCAGGCTTCACCCGGTCAAAGGCTATGATGTGCTCATCGCCGCACTGGCGCGGCTGCGCGATGGAGGTTTCGAGCCTCCCGCCCCGATCGAGGTCCGCATCGCCGGCGAGGGCGATCAGTATGCGCGGCTGGCGGCTCAAGCTGCGCAGGCCCGTCTGCCGAATCTCGGCTTCGCGGGCTTCGTGGAGCCGCATGCCTTTCTCGCGGACCTGCACCTCTATGTGCAGCCGTCGCGATCCGAGGGATTGTGCATCGCCGCGCATGAAGCGATGCAGGCCGGGCTACCGGTGCTGGCCTCCGCCGTGGGCGAACTGCCCTACACTATTGTCAACGGCATCACCGGTCACACCGTGCCGCCGGCAGATCCCGAGACACTGGCCAAGTCGCTCGCGCAGATGCTCCGTGCGCCCGACCAATTGGCGGTAATGGGAAATGCGGGGCGCATGCGCGTGCTGGACCTGTTCGGTGGTGCGGCGTTCGCCGGGGCGGGAATCAAGGTTTCGGATCGCGTCCGGGAAGTACGGAGGCGGCGAATGCGCGCTGCAGATCGATCAACCAGCCCCGTCCGGAACGGTCGACCCGCTTGA
- a CDS encoding RNA polymerase sigma factor produces the protein MVASGLSAVLLANRGPLLRFLRARGAGDDAEDVMQDLWLKVERLEAEGPIADPRAYLFRMADNLMHDRVRAAMRRTSREHAWGETGYDISGLDDAPSAERALAARQRLRRVELALATLGERSQAIFRRFRIDGVSQSRIAQEEGISLSAVEKHLQRAYRIVATLVDEDDEAITSLAGGRHE, from the coding sequence ATGGTCGCTAGCGGACTCAGCGCGGTGCTACTCGCCAACCGTGGCCCGTTACTGCGCTTCCTGCGGGCACGCGGCGCAGGGGACGATGCCGAGGACGTGATGCAGGACCTGTGGCTCAAGGTTGAACGGCTGGAAGCGGAAGGCCCGATCGCCGATCCACGCGCTTATCTGTTCCGCATGGCCGACAACCTCATGCATGATCGCGTGCGCGCGGCGATGCGTCGCACCAGTCGTGAACATGCATGGGGTGAAACCGGCTACGATATCAGCGGGCTGGACGACGCACCTTCGGCCGAGCGGGCGCTCGCGGCCCGCCAGCGGTTGCGGAGGGTCGAACTCGCACTGGCGACGCTGGGCGAACGGTCGCAGGCGATCTTCCGACGCTTCCGTATCGATGGCGTTTCGCAAAGCAGGATCGCTCAGGAAGAAGGGATCAGCCTCAGCGCCGTCGAGAAACACCTCCAGCGCGCCTATCGTATCGTCGCCACTCTGGTCGACGAGGATGATGAGGCCATCACCTCCCTGGCAGGCGGGCGCCATGAGTGA
- a CDS encoding formyl transferase, which translates to MRAPIEAIAARGGVDPAAITWLAEEGPFRFLADPFGLWRDDRLYLFAEAYDYRTRHGVIEVITLDANMQAIGRETALKAPWHLSYPYVFEAEGATWMLPEAHKSGGLTLYRAADFPHRWEAAARIALDVVPIDATPVFHDGRWWLFYSGGPDRASRMGALHCAWADRLERPWHPHPRNPIRCDIAGARPGGTPFVTENMLALPVQDCSHTYGGAIRILRFPRLTPERVETIAGPPLPPPAGTDYRDGFHTLSGCGPVTLIDVKRVDRSGRGWLIDLQRAFAASVLPGRDPKP; encoded by the coding sequence GTGCGCGCACCGATCGAGGCGATCGCGGCACGAGGAGGTGTCGACCCGGCCGCCATTACTTGGCTTGCCGAGGAAGGGCCATTCCGGTTTCTTGCCGATCCGTTCGGCCTCTGGCGCGACGATCGGCTCTATCTGTTCGCAGAGGCTTATGACTATCGCACCCGTCACGGCGTGATCGAGGTGATCACGCTCGATGCCAATATGCAGGCGATCGGGCGCGAGACGGCGCTGAAGGCGCCGTGGCACCTGTCCTATCCCTATGTTTTCGAGGCCGAAGGCGCGACCTGGATGCTGCCCGAAGCGCATAAATCCGGTGGGCTGACGCTATATCGCGCTGCCGACTTCCCCCATCGCTGGGAAGCCGCGGCGCGCATCGCACTGGATGTCGTGCCGATCGATGCGACGCCGGTGTTTCATGACGGACGCTGGTGGCTATTCTATAGCGGCGGCCCGGATCGAGCATCGCGCATGGGCGCGCTCCATTGCGCTTGGGCGGATCGGCTCGAACGGCCCTGGCACCCACATCCGCGAAATCCCATCCGCTGCGACATTGCCGGCGCGCGGCCGGGCGGCACGCCATTCGTGACCGAAAATATGCTGGCTTTGCCGGTGCAGGATTGCAGCCACACTTATGGCGGCGCCATCCGTATCCTGCGCTTTCCGAGGCTAACCCCTGAACGGGTTGAAACCATAGCGGGACCGCCCCTGCCGCCGCCGGCCGGCACTGACTATCGTGACGGCTTTCACACCCTGTCCGGCTGCGGGCCGGTCACGCTGATCGACGTCAAGCGGGTCGACCGTTCCGGACGGGGCTGGTTGATCGATCTGCAGCGCGCATTCGCCGCCTCCGTACTTCCCGGACGCGATCCGAAACCTTGA
- a CDS encoding lipopolysaccharide biosynthesis protein translates to MPDTPGHGLVGRIYGNLLQLLGGKAASAVLGLGYMLVATRALGPSDYGVLVLVHAFAMTVGGIVEFPGWHAIVRYGAQALAEDDHPRLMRLLRFVAIVEGIGGIASVAVAATLAPVIGPRLGWSPTAIAFALPYSFAVLATIRATPAGYLQLLGRFDWLGLHNIVAPSVRLIGALLVIWAGWGLKGFLVAWLVAALAEWAAMWLLGIVAMRRTMRNPRLLGNARGALRENPGLWRFMLAANADVTLTELASRIPPLFVGWTLGPAAAGLYAVAQRAAVVIQQPAQMIGQAAYAELARLVANHGSGAALRAALLRCAGVALAIAAPVVLLLAFAERLVAVVLGGPSFADAAGLILLLAIGRAAWLVAPPASAALTALGRPSLSVAANLLVNLGLLPLLPLMMTVFGLAGAGWHSILQGVGASLLLLAMVLHQTRIPAGRPVAA, encoded by the coding sequence ATGCCTGACACTCCCGGGCACGGGCTCGTGGGACGCATTTACGGCAATCTTCTGCAGTTGCTGGGAGGCAAGGCCGCCTCGGCAGTGTTGGGGCTCGGTTACATGCTGGTCGCGACGCGCGCGCTTGGCCCGAGCGATTACGGCGTCCTGGTGCTGGTCCACGCCTTCGCTATGACGGTCGGCGGGATCGTCGAATTTCCCGGCTGGCACGCGATCGTCCGCTACGGCGCGCAGGCCCTTGCGGAGGACGATCATCCCCGCCTTATGCGGCTGCTGCGCTTCGTCGCAATCGTCGAGGGAATTGGCGGCATTGCGTCGGTGGCGGTCGCGGCGACGTTGGCACCCGTCATCGGCCCCCGGCTAGGATGGTCGCCGACCGCGATCGCCTTCGCGCTGCCCTACAGCTTCGCCGTCCTCGCCACGATCCGGGCAACGCCGGCCGGCTATTTGCAACTGCTCGGCCGCTTCGACTGGCTGGGACTGCATAACATCGTCGCGCCCAGCGTCCGGCTGATTGGCGCCTTGCTGGTCATATGGGCCGGCTGGGGCTTGAAGGGTTTTCTGGTCGCATGGCTCGTCGCCGCGCTCGCCGAATGGGCGGCGATGTGGTTGCTTGGCATCGTCGCGATGCGACGGACCATGCGTAACCCGCGATTGCTGGGAAATGCCCGCGGCGCGCTGCGGGAAAATCCCGGTCTGTGGCGTTTCATGCTGGCGGCCAACGCCGACGTCACACTGACCGAGCTCGCCTCCCGGATCCCGCCTCTGTTCGTCGGCTGGACGCTGGGACCCGCCGCCGCCGGCCTCTACGCGGTCGCGCAGCGCGCGGCCGTCGTGATCCAGCAACCCGCGCAAATGATTGGCCAGGCCGCTTATGCCGAACTTGCGCGGCTCGTCGCGAACCACGGCAGTGGTGCGGCACTTCGAGCGGCCCTGCTGCGATGTGCCGGCGTGGCGCTGGCAATCGCGGCGCCAGTGGTGCTGCTCCTTGCCTTCGCGGAGCGGCTGGTCGCAGTCGTGCTGGGCGGGCCGTCTTTCGCCGATGCGGCCGGGTTGATCCTGCTGCTCGCCATCGGCCGCGCGGCGTGGCTGGTCGCGCCTCCGGCCAGCGCGGCCCTCACCGCACTCGGCCGCCCCTCGTTGTCGGTCGCCGCCAACCTTCTCGTCAATCTGGGGCTCCTGCCGCTGCTGCCGCTGATGATGACTGTATTCGGGCTGGCGGGCGCGGGCTGGCATTCGATCCTGCAAGGCGTCGGCGCTTCGCTCCTGCTGTTGGCGATGGTTTTGCACCAGACGCGAATACCGGCGGGTCGTCCGGTAGCTGCCTGA
- a CDS encoding RNA polymerase sigma factor, giving the protein MAASDTGAETRRAIEAVFRIERARLIGGLARMVRNVDLAEELAQEALVVALSDWPGSGVPANPGAWLMAVAKRRAIDTLRHDQMRTRKHSELALTLDDAADGGAEAIEAAIDDDLGDELLGLIFTACHPILPRDARAALTLRVVGGLTTEDIARAFLSSEPTIAQRIVRAKKAITKAGLTFAVPRGAERAARLPSVLEVIYLIFNEGYAATAGDDLVRPALAQEAIRVGRMLAALVPRDAPDDASATAEVLGLLALMELQASRLSARTGTDGGFIPLEGQDRARWDHLLIARGLEALSRAEALGGAALEASGPYVLQAALAACHARARRAADTDWPRIAALYDRLRLVMPSPIVDLNRAIAHSMAFGPDAGLKLVDAIADDPALRHYAPLPAARGDFLFRAGRLAEARSEFKAAAALTRNRAEKAFLLGRAAACDR; this is encoded by the coding sequence ATGGCGGCGAGCGACACGGGCGCGGAGACAAGGCGGGCAATCGAGGCGGTTTTCCGCATCGAACGGGCCAGGCTCATCGGCGGCCTGGCCCGTATGGTGCGCAACGTCGATCTTGCCGAGGAGCTGGCGCAGGAGGCGCTGGTCGTCGCACTGTCCGATTGGCCCGGGAGTGGGGTTCCGGCTAATCCTGGCGCGTGGCTGATGGCGGTCGCCAAACGGCGTGCCATCGACACGTTGCGGCACGACCAGATGCGCACACGCAAGCATTCGGAACTCGCACTCACGCTGGACGATGCGGCCGATGGAGGGGCGGAAGCTATCGAAGCCGCCATCGACGATGACCTAGGCGACGAACTGCTCGGCCTGATCTTCACGGCCTGCCATCCGATACTGCCGCGCGACGCCCGGGCCGCGCTCACACTGCGGGTGGTGGGCGGCCTGACTACCGAAGACATCGCTCGGGCCTTCCTGTCGAGCGAGCCCACGATCGCGCAGAGGATCGTGCGCGCCAAGAAGGCGATCACGAAGGCCGGGTTGACGTTTGCAGTGCCGCGGGGCGCGGAGCGGGCGGCGCGGCTGCCATCGGTGCTGGAAGTGATCTATCTCATTTTCAACGAAGGCTATGCGGCCACAGCGGGCGACGATCTGGTTCGGCCAGCGCTGGCGCAGGAGGCGATACGGGTCGGGCGCATGCTGGCGGCGCTAGTGCCCAGGGACGCGCCGGACGACGCTTCAGCGACCGCGGAAGTGCTCGGCCTGCTGGCGCTGATGGAGCTGCAAGCGTCGCGCCTCAGCGCCCGTACCGGAACGGACGGCGGCTTCATACCGCTTGAAGGGCAGGACCGTGCCCGCTGGGACCATCTGCTGATCGCCCGGGGGCTGGAAGCGCTGAGCCGGGCCGAAGCGCTGGGCGGTGCCGCGTTGGAAGCGAGCGGTCCCTATGTGTTGCAGGCCGCGCTGGCCGCCTGTCACGCCCGGGCGCGCCGCGCCGCCGATACCGATTGGCCGCGCATCGCAGCGCTGTACGACCGGCTGCGCCTGGTCATGCCCTCACCCATTGTCGACCTGAATCGCGCGATCGCGCACAGCATGGCGTTCGGGCCGGACGCAGGTCTGAAATTGGTGGACGCGATCGCCGACGATCCGGCCCTGCGCCATTATGCGCCCCTGCCGGCGGCGCGGGGCGACTTCCTGTTCCGCGCCGGCCGACTCGCCGAAGCGCGTTCGGAATTCAAGGCGGCCGCCGCGCTCACCCGCAACCGGGCGGAGAAAGCCTTTCTCCTCGGTCGGGCCGCAGCTTGCGATCGCTAG
- a CDS encoding glycosyltransferase: MRDRFAEARSELAVAQPVPPAARILIVLHDFAGGGTERVAIRLANQWAKTGRTVRIFCGNETGPVRAMVEDEVAVEPASRTLPRSAVSRVRLGFALARAAKRFAPDVIFAPGNFHFLVLAAFSLRDRGRTATCCKISNPLVRTDRRGPGGWLRRLTLKALTARIDILIAMSPALRAEAVALVGEERVSAQWEPIFADIHQPAMIEREPDLIVAAGRLEPQKNFALAIEAMAHLSRWTSARLVILGEGSERARLERMIERLGLHQCVLLPGHVRDITPWLRRASCFLMTSHYEGYPASLVEALVCGTPAIVTPFSAALNDILPHAARAVTVRPDPEAIAWALQDLLRRPYLLSIDNVLFARHGESSAAASYLKLMDDMLARTRRRHQ; encoded by the coding sequence ATGCGCGACCGGTTCGCGGAGGCAAGGAGTGAACTGGCAGTCGCGCAGCCGGTGCCGCCTGCTGCGCGCATATTGATCGTGCTTCACGACTTTGCGGGTGGCGGTACTGAACGAGTCGCGATCCGGCTGGCCAATCAATGGGCAAAAACCGGACGGACGGTGCGCATCTTCTGCGGCAACGAAACCGGGCCGGTCCGCGCCATGGTTGAAGACGAGGTTGCGGTCGAACCGGCAAGTCGGACGTTACCGAGGAGCGCGGTGTCGCGCGTCCGCCTCGGCTTCGCGCTGGCGCGGGCGGCCAAACGCTTCGCTCCCGACGTCATATTCGCCCCCGGCAATTTCCATTTTCTGGTGCTCGCCGCCTTCTCGCTGCGCGATAGAGGGCGCACTGCGACCTGCTGCAAAATCAGCAACCCGTTGGTACGAACGGATCGCCGGGGGCCGGGCGGATGGCTTCGACGGCTGACTCTAAAGGCGTTGACCGCACGGATCGATATCCTGATCGCGATGAGCCCGGCATTGCGTGCCGAAGCGGTGGCGTTGGTGGGTGAGGAGCGCGTGTCGGCGCAATGGGAGCCGATCTTCGCCGACATCCACCAACCGGCCATGATCGAACGCGAGCCCGATCTGATCGTCGCGGCGGGCCGGCTTGAGCCGCAAAAGAATTTCGCCCTGGCAATCGAGGCGATGGCGCATCTGTCCCGCTGGACGAGCGCGCGGCTTGTCATCCTGGGAGAAGGCAGCGAGCGAGCGCGGCTCGAGCGCATGATCGAGCGACTGGGCCTGCATCAATGCGTGCTGCTGCCAGGGCATGTCCGCGATATCACGCCCTGGCTGCGGCGGGCATCCTGCTTCCTGATGACTTCGCATTACGAAGGCTATCCGGCGTCGCTGGTCGAAGCTTTGGTGTGCGGCACTCCCGCGATCGTGACGCCTTTTTCCGCCGCGCTGAACGACATACTGCCTCACGCCGCGCGGGCGGTTACGGTCCGGCCGGACCCGGAGGCGATCGCCTGGGCGCTGCAGGATCTGCTGCGCCGCCCATACCTCCTGTCGATCGACAATGTGTTATTTGCTCGGCACGGCGAGAGCTCTGCCGCTGCATCTTATCTGAAGTTGATGGACGACATGCTGGCGCGAACGAGGAGGAGACACCAATAA